A genomic region of Colletotrichum destructivum chromosome 5, complete sequence contains the following coding sequences:
- a CDS encoding Putative serine/threonine-protein kinase, active, producing MSGFMANLFPGGTRDTHAASRPETPTRNSFVNPSSTPQGSPSKRTLPPGAHELPDAFDNALKLSTPVLERPRLDRPLSVITTPQSTGRGNENSPNVDESVLHKGAISTGSPLKKSHGQENTPPIPRLGGNDSPYQQSHAAISRHELYQPKEKAVTPRNKFNTQRALTPEELEILQRPNVRRLVNVTQLYFLDYYFDLLTYVGSRQNRLTAFQSEIPPPPETDEATYNQMWQKYKGRERANLRKRRVRLRQGDFQILTQVGQGGYGQVFLAQKKDTREVCALKVMSKKLLFKLDEVRHVLTERDILTTAKSDWLVRLLYSFQDDKSIYLAMEYVPGGDFRTLLNNTGVLSNRHARFYIAEMFCSVDALHQLGYIHRDLKPENFLVDSTGHVKLTDFGLAAGMLAPAKIESMRVRLEKASETSVPFGKPMDKRTVAERREGYQTMRAKDMNYAKSIVGSPDYMAPEVLRGDEYDYTVDYWSLGCMLFEALTGFPPFAGSTPDETWRNLKHWREVLKRPVWEDPNYFLSNRTWNFITTCINSRSKRFSNIKEIFDHHYFAEVDWDTLRSTKAPFVPELDSETDAGYFDDFTNEADMAKYKEVHDKQQALETMADRDDEMGKSLFVGFTFRHRKTTDDASPRKPIPFKEEEDTFGTML from the exons ATGTCGGGCTTCATGGCCAATCTGTTCCCCGGAGGGACCAGAGACACCCACGCCGCGTCGCGACCGGAGACGCCCACGAGAAACAGCTTCGTCAACCCATCCAGCACGCCTCAGGGCAGTCCTAGCAAGAGAACACTCCCCCCTGGAGCTCACGAACTGCCTGACGCATTTGACAACGCCCTCAAGCTGAGCACGCCTGTTCTCGAACGGCCCAGACTCGATCGCCCGCTGAGTGTCATCACCACCCCCCAGTCCACCGGAAGGGGCAACGAAAACAGCCCGAATGTAGATGAGAGCGTGTTGCACAAGGGAGCCATCTCCACCGGCAGTCCCTTGAAAAAGTCCCACGGACAGGAAAACACTCCTCCCATTCCACGTCTTGGGGGCAACGACTCTCCTTACCAGCAAAGCCACGCCGCCATCTCTCGCCACGAGTTGTACCAACCCAAAGAGAAGGCTGTGACCCCTAGGAACAAGTTCAATACCCAGAGAGCACTGACCCCCGAAGAGCTGGAGATCCTTCAGCGCCCCAATGTCCGAAGACTGGTCAACGTGACTCAGCTCT ACTTTCTTGACTATTACTTCGACCTCCTGACGTATGTCGGCTCCAGACAGAACCGCCTGACTGCGTTCCAGTCGGAAATTCCGCCTCCGCCCGAGACGGATGAGGCGACGTACAATCAGATGTGGCAGAAGTACAAGGGCCGAGAGCGCGCCAATCTAAGAAAGAGACGCGTTAGGCTTCGGCAGGGTGATTTCCAGATACTGACGCAGGTCGGACAGGGAGGTTACGGCCAGGTCTTCCTTGcccagaagaaggacacACGCGAGGTTTGCGCCCTGAAGGTGATGAGCAAGAAACTGCTCTTCAAACTGGACGAGGTCCGCCACGTCCTGACAGAGCGTGACATCCTCACCACCGCCAAGAGTGATTGGTTGGTCCGTCTGCTTTACTCTTTTCAGGATGACAAGAGTATCTATCTTGCCATGGAGTATGTGCCGGGTGGAGATTTCCGCACCCTGTTGAATAACACTGGTGTCTTGAGCAACCGTCATGCGCGATTCTACATCGCCGAGATGTTCTGCTCCGTTGATGCCCTTCATCAGCTAGGCTACATCCACAGAGACTTAAAGCCGGAGAACTTCCTTGTTGACTCAACCGGACACGTCAAGCTCACTGACTTCGGTTTGGCTGCCGGCATGCTCGCTCCAGCCAAGATCGAGTCGATGCGAGTACGCCTCGAGAAGGCTTCCGAGACATCGGTGCCGTTCGGAAAGCCGATGGACAAGCGAACAGTGGCAGAGCGACGCGAGGGATACCAGACGATGCGAGCAAAGGACATGAACTACGCCAAGTCCATCGTCGGCTCACCTGACTATATGGCGCCCGAGGTTCTTCGAGGAGACGAGTACGACTACACGGTAGATTATTGGAGTTTGGGTTGCATGCTGTTCGAGGCACTAACGGGATTCCCTCCCTTTGCGGGCTCAACTCCTGACGAGACGTGGAGGAACTTGAAGCACTGGAGAGAGGTTCTGAAGCGGCCCGTCTGGGAGGACCCTAACTACTTCCTAAGCAACCGCACATGGAACTTCATCACGAC TTGCATCAACTCCCGGTCCAAGCGCTTCTCAAACATCAAGGAGATCTTCGACCACCACTACTTCGCTGAGGTTGACTGGGACACCTTGCGTAGCACCAAGGCTCCATTTGTGCCCGAGCTCGATTCGGAGACCGACGCAGGATACTTTGATGACTTCACCAACGAggccgacatggccaagTACAAGGAGGTCCATGACAAGCAGCAGGCATTGGAGACCATGGCGGATCGTGATGACGAAATGGGCAAGAGTCTCTTTGTCGGCTTCACGTTCCGGCACCGCAAGACTACGGACGACGCCAGTCCGCGCAAGCCGATACCgttcaaggaggaggaggacacCTTTGGCACGATGCTGTAG
- a CDS encoding Putative WW domain binding protein, with amino-acid sequence MPKERNFNPVQAQRKADKAKAIKKGKAEVQSRRNEKLARRNPERIQKQIDDLKAITTGGGKLSRHEEQVLEGLEKELHAVKKAREVLGDKAPTFGRGGYDRDGDASRGVLGKRRRDNDELTSDEDVPDEVKRIPMPRDTPPPIPKEVMDKWYAKRRARRQAEQAEQQKSEEKEDKPAAPEPKTVYEAKPMVRNLAQEAVSAFVPTAVKIKMDKGKGQAGLMEPEEADRLEQEGYLKSTTSVDETAVAGPRKAMVEDVEDNDV; translated from the exons ATGCCGAAAGAACGCAACTTTAATCCGGTACAAGCCCAGAGAAAGGCTGACAAAGCGAAAGCGATAAAGAAAG GCAAGGCCGAAGTCCAGTCCCGTCGCAATGAGAAACTTGCACGCCGGAATCCCGAACGAATCCAGAAGCAGATCGACGATCTCAAAGCTATTACGACAGGGGGCGGTAAACTTTCTCGGCATGAAGAGCAAGTTCTTGAAGGTCTCGAGAAGGAACTCCATGCAGTGAAGAAGGCACGCGAAGTACTAGGCGACAAAGCACCCACATTCGGCCGCGGCGGTTATGATCGCGATGGCGATGCTTCAAGGGGCGTGCTTGGAAAGCGGAGACGGGACAACGATGAGTTGACCAGCGATGAGGATGTCCCCGATGAAGTCAAGCGAATCCCCATGCCGCGAGATACCCCTCCACCGATCCCAAAGGAAGTGATGGATAAGTGGTATGCTAAGAGACGAGCGAGGCGACAGGCTGAGCAGGCCGAACAACAAAAGTcagaggaaaaggaagacAAACCTGCAGCGCCAGAGCCCAAGACGGTGTACGAAGCCAAGCCAATGGTCCGAAATTTGGCACAAGAGGCAGTTTCTGCTTTCGTGCCTACGGCTGTAAAGATCAAGATggacaagggcaagggccAAGCAGGGTTGATGGAGCCCGAGGAGGCGGACAGGCTCGAGCAAGAAGGCTATTTAAAGTCAACAACCTCCGTGGATGAGACCGCAGTTGCCGGGCCCAGGAAGGCTATGGTGGAGGATGTTGAAGATAATGATGTCTGA
- a CDS encoding Putative metal-dependent hydrolase, composite domain superfamily encodes MVKVLIQNVRVFDSETILEPGNVVFTRSAGNIQNYMADDSDAETSDFVIDGRGCTLIPGLIDVYANVKGANAALGMYASLGVTTILDMSSTTQQCQAMRVYAAGRTGISSFLTCGTEPSPARGYQPQLYDDPDSYIIRTREDAVAYVSLKSSGPDSSDFIKVSVDPASFDDDILKTLADAAHAHGKLIIARTAGKASYERALRAGFDVFAHAPLDAPIDTALARRMAAKNVIFVPTLTMMRRRASTKDPTADNATTESSQSFDKTTANRGPVERPRTDVVSGGSYDHATQSVRTLHEAGVTICAGTTANPVLGSQIPFGDSLHEELRLLVEAGMPVIHVLRSATCVAAKAFRLSDRGIVRGGLRADLVLVEGNPLEDITATRKIRKVWIRGEEIEPFVAARGKYT; translated from the coding sequence ATGGTTAAAGTATTGATCCAAAATGTCCGCGTGTTCGATAGCGAGACCATTCTTGAACCTGGCAATGTTGTCTTTACGCGATCCGCCGGCAACATTCAAAACTACATGGCCGACGACTCCGACGCTGAGACTTCCGACTTTGTCATTGATGGCCGAGGCTGCACACTCATACCGGGTCTCATCGACGTCTATGCCAATGTCAAAGGTGCTAACGCAGCCCTTGGCATGTACGCGAGCCTGGGCGTAACGACCATCCTCGACATGAGCAGCACCACCCAGCAATGTCAGGCCATGCGCGtctacgccgccggcagaACGGGAATCTCGAGCTTTCTCACCTGCGGCACCGAACCATCTCCCGCCCGAGGCTATCAGCCGCAGCTGTACGACGACCCGGACAGCTACATCATCCGCACGCGCGAGGACGCCGTGGCCTATGTCTCGTTGAAATCCAGCGGCCCGGACAGCTCCGACTTCATAAAGGTCTCGGTCGACCCTGCATCGTTCGACGACGATATTCTCaagaccctcgccgacgccgcccacgcccacggCAAACTCATCATCgcccgcaccgccggcaaGGCGTCCTACGAACGCGCCCTGcgcgccggcttcgacgtctTCGCTCACGCGCCCCTGGACGCGCCTATCGACACCGCTCTGGCGCGCAGGatggccgccaagaacgTGATATTCGTGCCGACGCTCACCATGATGCGACGGCGTGCGTCGACCAAAGACCCCACCGCAGACAACGCCACTACCGAATCCTCCCAGAGCTTCGACAAGACCACGGCCAACCGTGGCCCTGTTGAGCGCCCCCGCACCGACGTCGTTTCCGGCGGCAGCTATGACCACGCGACGCAGAGCGTGCGCACGctccacgaggccggcgtcacCATCTGCGCCGGCACGACGGCGAACCCGGTCCTGGGGTCCCAAATCCCCTTTGGTGACAGCCTGCACGAGGAGCTGCGCCTGCTGGTCGAGGCTGGCATGCCCGTGATCCACGTGCTCCGCTCGGCGACCTGCGTGGCGGCCAAGGCCTTCCGGCTCAGCGACCGCGGCATCGTCCGGGGCGGCCTCCGGGCCGACCTGGTGCTCGTCGAGGGGAACCCGCTCGAGGACATCACCGCGACGCGGAAAATCAGGAAGGTATGGATCCGCGGGGAGGAGATCGAACCGTTTGTCGCGGCGCGCGGGAAATACACCTAG